The stretch of DNA AATAACTATGTATTTGAAACATTTAATTATACTATCTATTGCCTTTATATCAACTATTTCTGTTTTTGCTCAAAATGAATCTGTAAAAGGAGAGTGGTACACTGCTGATAAAGAAGCTAAAATCAAAATATACGAATGCGATAATGATGAAATCTGCGGCAAGGTAGTTTGGTTGAAAGAACCCAATGAAGAAGACGGTTCACCCAAAAAAGATGTTAATAATCCAGATGAAGATAAGCATGACAATCCTATTTTGGGCATGGATTTGCTGAAAGGATTTGAAAAAACTGATGATAAACTTTGGGAAAACGGAACCATTTACGACCCCAACAATGGCAAGACCTACAAATGCAAACTAACACTTGTAGAAGAAGATTTACTTGAAGTAAGAGGCTTTATTGGTTTTTCGTTTTTGGGTAGAACTGAAGAGTGGACCAGGGCAGAATAATTTCAGATCAAATCACCCTTTTAATCAACAACTGATTCAGTGATTCCAGGAAATTTTTCTTGGAGTCTGTACTTTTGATTGCTGAAAGGATTTCCCCTGATTTTGTAAAATAATTGTCTTTCAAAGACTGAGCATAGCTCCGGGCTCCGTATTTTTCAAAAAGATTTTTAATGGCTTTGATTTTTGCCTTGCTTTCTTTTTTATTTCCAGACAGGCTCAACAATTGTGCTTTATCTTCAGCAGATGCATTTTTAAGGGTATGGATAAACAAGATGGTTTTTTTATCATTTAAAATATCACCGCCAATTGTTTTGCCGAAGTTGTCCTTGCCAAAACTGTCCAGCAAATCATCTTGTATTTGAAAAGCCATGCCCATATTGATTCCCAGTTCATAAAGTAATTTTTGTTGTTCAGTGCTTGCCTGGGCGCATATACCGCCCAATTTAAGGCTGCAACCCATCAGTACAGCAGTTTTTAACTCAATCATTTCCAGGTAATCATTCTCCTCAACATCATTGTTGTTTTCAAAACTCATATCCAGCATTTGCCCTTCACAAACTTCCACTGCTGTCTTATTAAAGAGCCTAAAAGCTTTTACCATATTCTTTTCCGGTAGTTTTTCTATCTCTTGATACGCTTTAATTAACATAGTGTCACCGGAAAGAATGGCAAGATTTGAACCATACTTTTTAGGTACAGAATCTTTTCCTCTGCGCAGTGGTGCTGCATCCATAATATCATCATGCATGAGTGTGAAATTGTGAAACACCTCTACGGCATGGGCTGCGGGACAAGCCGCTGTTATATCACCATCAAAAAGATCGCAGGCCGCAAGTACCAATACCGGACGAATTCTTTTACCCCCTAAGCCCAGGATGTATTCTATTGGCTGATATAGCTTTTCGGGCTTTTTCAAAAATGAACTCGCTCCGAGGTAGGATTGATAGTATTCAAAATAATCCTGGTATTCCATGTAATTAATTTTCAGCGAATTTAAAGGATTGTTATTAATCAGCTCCGACACAAGATGATGATTTGAAAGTTTTTTGAGTTTTATAGCTCAAATGAATTAAAAATTGGGTAATAATTGCTGCTTGTAATCAGTTTTTATTTTTAAAATTTTTCAAGGAGCGCCTAAATTAACAATACCAATGATGTTTTACAATGTTGAATTGGCGCAAATTGCAGATGTCGGAATAATCAAAAATTCGAAATGAAAATTAATTGCCTACATTTGATTATCGCATTTTATTCAAAATAAAGAAAAGTATGTTGGGAAAAGGGCTTTTGGATATATTGATAATTGAAGACAATTCAGGGGATATTGTATTGACCAGGGAAGCTTTTGAAGAAGTGGGTTTGTCTGAACGGGTACATATTGCCAAAGATGGTGAAGATGCCCTGCGTTTTTTGTATCATCAGCCGCCATTTGAGAATGCTCCTGTACCCGATATTATTTTGCTGGATTTGAATTTGCCGAAAAAAGATGGCAGGGAAATTCTTCATGAAATTAAGAATGATGAAAAACTAAAGGTTATTCCGGTTATAATTTTAACGACATCAAAATCCGAAAAGGATATTTTGAGCTGTTATCGCAGCCATGCCAATTGTTATATTGAAAAACCTGTTGACTTTGATGAGTACATAAAAATCATCGAAATGATCAAAGACTTTTGGTTAAATCTGGTGAGGTTGCCGGGTGAAAAAAAGAATTAGTGCTCAATTTCATCTTCCGGCACTGTCTCTAAATCAATTTGTCTTTTCTCAATATTTGTTCCAACTACTCTAACTTTCAGGTCTTCCCCGATTTGATATTTATCACCGGTTCTTGTGTCTGTAAGGCAAACTTTTGATTCATCATATTCCATATCTGAATCACTGAGATCGCGGGCAGATATAAAACCTTCGCATTTGTTTTCCACCAGTTCTACAAATATCCCTCTTTGAATCACACCGGAAATTATACCCTCAAAAGATTCGCCAATACGTTCACTGATATATTCTACCTGTTTGTACTTCACTGAATCTCTTTCTGCTTCCATTGCAAAACGCTCCATCATAGAGCTTTTTTTGCAGAGTTCTTCCAGCTCAATTTTGTCGTATGCCGCTTTCTTTTTTTCTAAAACATTAGTAATGATTCGATGTGCCAGTACATCGGGATAGCGCCTGATAGGCGAGGTGAAGTGCGAATAATAATCAAAAGCAAGCCCGTAGTGTCCAATATTATTGGTGCTGTATGCAGCTTTTGACATGGTACGGATGCCAAGTGTTTCGAGTACGTGCTGCTCCTTTTTGCCTTTTATTTTGGCATAAAGTCCGTTCAGCGTGTGGGCTGTTTGTTTTGGATCGTCAAATTTCAGATCATAACCGAATTTCTTGGCAAATACCGCAAAATTTTCAAGCTTGGTACTATCGGGCGTGTCGTGAATACGATAAATCATTGGTACAGGGTTTTTACCTTTTTCGGGTTTTCCAGCAAATAAGGATACATATTTATTGGTCAGCAGCATAAAATCTTCTATCATGCGGTTGGCATCGCGCATAATTTTTATTTCTATGCCAATTGGTTTTTTGTTCTCGTCCAGTTTGAATTTTACTTCCTCGCTTGAAAAATCAATGGAACCATTTTCAAAGCGTTTCTTCCTCAGAATTTTCGCCAGTTGATTGATGGTTTTCACTTCATAGGCAAATCTCTCTTTTTTGTTATTGGTTTCAATTAGCTTTTGCGCATCATCATAAGTAAAGCGCTGGTCGGAGTAAATAATGGTTCGGCCATACCACACATTTTTCACTTCTGCACGGTCGTTCATTTCAAAAACTACTGAATAGCACAGCTTCTCCTCATTGGGGCGCAGCGAGCACAGTTCATTGGAAATTTTCTCGGGGAGCATAGGTAAGACCCTGTCAACAAGATATACACTGGTGCAGCGCTCTTGTGCTTCAATGTCTAAAGGGGTTCCGGGGCGTACATAAAAACTTACATCGGCAATATGCACCCCGATTTTATAATGGCCATTGTCCATTTTCTCAAAAGACAGTGCATCATCAAAGTCCTGGGCATCATCCGGGTCTATTGTGAAAGTGGTGATATTTCTGAAATCTTCCCGTTTTTCATATTCCTCGGCTGGTATTTTAGTGGGTAGTTTTTTCAACTGGTCCATTACCGAAGCAGGAAACTCAAGGTTGAACCCGTTTTCAATCAATATAGACTGCATTTCCACTTCATTGTCACCCGCTTTTCCCAGTCGATTAATTACTTCACCGAGCGGGCTTTTTGTAGGATCATCCCATGAGATCAACTGTACAATTACTTTTTCCCCATCTTTGGCATTCATGATTTTATTCAGCGGCACAAAGAAATCAGACTGAATTTCTTCTTTATCGGGCACTACAAAAGCAAAACTTTTTGAAAGGTGAATAGTCCCGATAAACTGGTCGGTATGCCGTTTTACCACTTCCAGGATTTCACCGTCATTTTTTCCGCTTTTGCGCACATTGGTCAGTAGTACTTTCACAATATCCCT from Chitinophagales bacterium encodes:
- the rnr gene encoding ribonuclease R yields the protein MSKNKKKSSGKGEKRKALNKEIQKFIEKSGDKGRDKNKVLKQFLRENSSQEIFSSLDFLTSRGKIIKTENVYKSLQKIDKSEIDENNPNVYTGQVDMTRSGAAYIICDDLNKDIYVRPQKTGKAFHRDIVKVLLTNVRKSGKNDGEILEVVKRHTDQFIGTIHLSKSFAFVVPDKEEIQSDFFVPLNKIMNAKDGEKVIVQLISWDDPTKSPLGEVINRLGKAGDNEVEMQSILIENGFNLEFPASVMDQLKKLPTKIPAEEYEKREDFRNITTFTIDPDDAQDFDDALSFEKMDNGHYKIGVHIADVSFYVRPGTPLDIEAQERCTSVYLVDRVLPMLPEKISNELCSLRPNEEKLCYSVVFEMNDRAEVKNVWYGRTIIYSDQRFTYDDAQKLIETNNKKERFAYEVKTINQLAKILRKKRFENGSIDFSSEEVKFKLDENKKPIGIEIKIMRDANRMIEDFMLLTNKYVSLFAGKPEKGKNPVPMIYRIHDTPDSTKLENFAVFAKKFGYDLKFDDPKQTAHTLNGLYAKIKGKKEQHVLETLGIRTMSKAAYSTNNIGHYGLAFDYYSHFTSPIRRYPDVLAHRIITNVLEKKKAAYDKIELEELCKKSSMMERFAMEAERDSVKYKQVEYISERIGESFEGIISGVIQRGIFVELVENKCEGFISARDLSDSDMEYDESKVCLTDTRTGDKYQIGEDLKVRVVGTNIEKRQIDLETVPEDEIEH
- a CDS encoding DUF2147 domain-containing protein, with the protein product MYLKHLIILSIAFISTISVFAQNESVKGEWYTADKEAKIKIYECDNDEICGKVVWLKEPNEEDGSPKKDVNNPDEDKHDNPILGMDLLKGFEKTDDKLWENGTIYDPNNGKTYKCKLTLVEEDLLEVRGFIGFSFLGRTEEWTRAE
- a CDS encoding response regulator, which gives rise to MLGKGLLDILIIEDNSGDIVLTREAFEEVGLSERVHIAKDGEDALRFLYHQPPFENAPVPDIILLDLNLPKKDGREILHEIKNDEKLKVIPVIILTTSKSEKDILSCYRSHANCYIEKPVDFDEYIKIIEMIKDFWLNLVRLPGEKKN
- a CDS encoding polyprenyl synthetase family protein codes for the protein MEYQDYFEYYQSYLGASSFLKKPEKLYQPIEYILGLGGKRIRPVLVLAACDLFDGDITAACPAAHAVEVFHNFTLMHDDIMDAAPLRRGKDSVPKKYGSNLAILSGDTMLIKAYQEIEKLPEKNMVKAFRLFNKTAVEVCEGQMLDMSFENNNDVEENDYLEMIELKTAVLMGCSLKLGGICAQASTEQQKLLYELGINMGMAFQIQDDLLDSFGKDNFGKTIGGDILNDKKTILFIHTLKNASAEDKAQLLSLSGNKKESKAKIKAIKNLFEKYGARSYAQSLKDNYFTKSGEILSAIKSTDSKKNFLESLNQLLIKRVI